A stretch of Dermochelys coriacea isolate rDerCor1 chromosome 6, rDerCor1.pri.v4, whole genome shotgun sequence DNA encodes these proteins:
- the ZC2HC1C gene encoding zinc finger C2HC domain-containing protein 1C produces the protein MAQLQLAVCPPVDSMVAGPSLSLTGQKRYHPKALGHQSRLEHLKNNFQQQLLHDKEEKLKDLCICKIQSYSCSLFSGSNQQDSGQGGFYSAGLHSRYLTSQTSTLPSKWAARRREGVDRSYPLKPVFHHKAESVPVVSTGPLRSSPPMAESPSNRSSSKKRGKLPAARAQPAVFPSPLAAEQPKQSATYPSREELGYIQRLEAAGQSLEKEIQRKEALLREKLRRTEEELRRIQRQKQQVEVEERKEREGLRMQERKAAGLSGGNIFRATARPSEGDCDWEQSPEGAMPMPNNTHRPHVLGIERLKKGRLVASNSKIQEHMSLESMASCSKLVMKQSQDPPAAAPSEQDPTAELLHSQAPIGGEQGELGECGFCGRRFLHLRLEKHMYVCSKSQGSKRKVFDSSMARARGTELEQYQHWKGKNTTQNEPPKNNWRQKHESFIRTLRQAREMQHVISKGGKVSDLPPLPPVENPDYISCPHCNRRFAPKVAERHIPKCKTIKNRPPPPLQRRR, from the exons ATGGCTCAGCTGCAACTGGCTGTGTGTCCACCTGTGGATTCTATGGTGGCAGGTCCCAGTCTTTCATTGACAGGGCAGAAGAGATACCATCCAAAGGCCCTTGGGCACCAGTCCCGGCTAGAACACCTGAAGAACAacttccagcagcagctcctacaTGACAAGGAAGAAAAACTGAAGGATCTTTGCATCTGCAAAATCCAGAGTTATTCCTGCTCTCTCTTTTCTGGGAGCAACCAGCAAGACTCTGGACAGGGAGGCTTCTACTCTGCTGGACTCCACAGCAGGTATCTCACCAGCCAGACCAGTACTTTGCCCTCCAAGTGGGCAGCCAGACGGAGAGAAGGGGTGGACCGGTCCTaccctctgaaaccagtctttcaCCACAAAGCTGAGAGTGTTCCAGTAGTCAGCACAGGTCCACTCAGGAGCTCGCCACCCATGGCTGAATCTCCCAGTAATAGATCTAGCTCAAAGAAGAGAGGGAAGTTACCAGCAGCCAGGGCCCAGCCAGCTGTATTCCCATCTCCTTTGGCAGCAGAGCAGCCTAAGCAGTCAGCCACCTACCCAAGCAGGGAAGAGTTGGGTTAcatccaaaggctggaagcagCTGGGCAGAGCCTGGAGAAAGAGATCCAAAGGAAAGAGGCCCTCCTCAGGGAGAAGCTGAGGAGAACAGAGGAGGAGCTCAGGAGGATCCAGAGACAGAAGCAGCaggtggaggtggaagagagaaaggagagagagggtcTGAGGATGCAAGAGAGGAAAGCAGCAGGGCTTTCTGGAGGGAACATTTTCAGGGCTACAGCCAGACCCAGTGAGGGGGACTGTGATTGGGAGCAGTCTCCAGAGGGTGCCATGCCCATGCCAAACAATACCCACCGTCCCCATGTGCTGGGCATAGAGAGACTCAAGAAGGGGCGGCTGGTGGCCAGCAATAGCAAAATTCAAGAGCACATGTCTTTGGAGAGCATGGCCTCCTGTTCAAAGTTGGTCATGAAACAAAGCCAGGATCCACCTGCAGCAGCCCCCTCAGAACAAGACCCTACAGCAGAACTGTTGCATTCACAGGCTCCCATTGGCGGGGAGCAGGGAGAGCTAGGAGAGTGTGGCTTCTGTGGGCGTAGGTTTCTCCACCTCCGGCTGGAGAAGCACATGTATGTTTGCAGCAAAAGCCAAGGCTCCAAGAGGAAAGTATTTGACTCAAGCATGGCCAGGGCCAGGGGAACTGAGCTGGAGCAATATCAGCACTGGAAGGGCAAAAACACCACCCAG AATGAGCCACCCAAGAACAATTGGAGACAAAAGCATGAGTCTTTCATCCGGACCCTCCGCCAGGCCCGTGAGATGCAGCATGTGATCTCTAAAGGGGGGAAGGTCTCAgacctgcccccactgccccctgtaGAGAACCCAGACTATAtctcctgcccccactgcaacCGCCGCTTTGCGCCCAAGGTGGCTGAGAGACATATTCCCAAATGCAAGACCATCAAGAACCgacccccaccaccactacaAAGGAGACGTTAA